The Janthinobacterium tructae genome contains the following window.
GCAGAGGACAACACGGGCGCGCGCCTGAACAGCTATGTGCCGCAGACCCTGGCGCGCGTATTTTCCACGTATCAGCTGCCTGGCGACTGGCGCGCCTTGTCCGTGGGCGGTGGCGTGAACTGGCAGAGCGGCGCCTACCGCGATGCCACCGGGCCGAAGGGCACGGAGCGCGTGGAGCAGGGCGGCTATGCCGTGGCCAGCCTGATGGCCAAATATGCGCTGTCGCGCCAGCTGTCGCTGCAGGCAAACGTCAATAACCTGTTCGACAAGCATTACTACAGCCAGCTTGGCATGTACAACCAGGGTTACTGGGGCGCGCCGCGCAATGCCAGGGTCACCCTGCGCTACATTTTTTGATGCATCAGAGCGGCCAGGCCTGTTTGGTGACGGCCACGGCGACGATGTAGGCGAATACCAGCACGGCGAGCGCGAAGGCGCCGCCACGCACGGCCGGCGTCTTGCCCCGTTTGAGTGCAATGGTGCCCAGCACGATGTAGGCCAGCAGCGCGCACAGCTTGGCGGCCAGCCAGGGCTGGCTGCCCGGCGACTGGCCGCTCCACACGGCCAGGGCGATGGCGCTGGCCAGCAAGGCCGTGTCGATCAGGTGCGGCAGGATTTTTACCCAGCGCTGCTGCAAGGCGGGCGAGGCGCGTAGCATCCAGACGCCGCGCAAGAGGAAAAGACAGCCGCTGGCGGCGGCGCAGCCCATGTGGAAATGCTTGAGGCTCAGATAATCCATGCGTGATGTGGTGGGCGTTGATTGGCGGTGGCGCCAGCATAACCG
Protein-coding sequences here:
- a CDS encoding SirB2 family protein, with translation MDYLSLKHFHMGCAAASGCLFLLRGVWMLRASPALQQRWVKILPHLIDTALLASAIALAVWSGQSPGSQPWLAAKLCALLAYIVLGTIALKRGKTPAVRGGAFALAVLVFAYIVAVAVTKQAWPL